The Psychrobacter sp. LV10R520-6 genome includes a region encoding these proteins:
- a CDS encoding STAS domain-containing protein codes for MGDTASSAFTTQFLSSFDTKEALDGVPIDVSQAHFWDISAVDTLDKLVMRLQREGIDVKVDGLDNASRTLIDRFSIHDRRDIGLLD; via the coding sequence ATTGGCGATACTGCAAGCAGTGCCTTTACTACCCAGTTTTTGAGTAGCTTTGACACTAAAGAAGCGCTGGACGGCGTTCCTATTGACGTCAGCCAAGCCCACTTTTGGGATATCAGTGCGGTTGATACTCTAGACAAGTTAGTCATGCGCTTGCAACGTGAAGGGATTGATGTCAAAGTAGATGGACTAGATAATGCCAGTCGTACGTTGATTGACCGCTTTTCTATCCATGATCGACGCGATATTGGCTTGTTGGATTAA
- a CDS encoding universal stress protein produces MSNLKPDSVIACLDCPDHVQAVLNASMWASVRLQVPIGLLHSVPSVQQKAAVNYSGCLNIDDESALLDQFTSKEHLSNCELKAQGKLLLHQAATYCEQHRHKRKTYTLHRHENLSESIDYVDDKAQLIVIGHHVTCKASLGQLIRLSHCPILVTHAPFLPPTTALFAFDNGPTSHKLLNWLCKTPLIRTLTIHIVMIGKDNSENCDALREAYARLKQAGIKAKKALLDCRDVSVALNYYQSEHDIGLLMTGAFGQSRLRELLQGSDTKKLLGSTKTPYLLFPKA; encoded by the coding sequence ATGAGTAACTTAAAACCAGATAGTGTGATTGCTTGTCTAGACTGCCCTGACCATGTGCAGGCGGTATTGAATGCCAGTATGTGGGCATCGGTGCGTCTACAAGTCCCTATCGGCCTGCTGCATTCGGTACCGAGCGTACAGCAAAAAGCAGCAGTCAACTATTCAGGTTGCCTAAACATCGATGATGAAAGCGCCTTACTAGATCAATTTACCAGTAAAGAGCATTTGAGTAACTGTGAGCTAAAAGCCCAAGGTAAGCTTCTACTTCATCAAGCCGCCACTTACTGTGAGCAACATCGGCATAAGCGCAAAACATACACCTTACATCGACACGAAAATCTTAGCGAAAGTATTGATTATGTCGATGATAAGGCGCAACTCATCGTCATTGGTCATCATGTCACTTGTAAAGCCAGTTTAGGCCAACTGATACGCTTAAGTCACTGCCCCATCTTGGTGACTCATGCACCATTTTTGCCCCCAACTACGGCTTTATTTGCTTTTGATAACGGTCCTACCTCACATAAATTACTCAATTGGCTCTGTAAAACGCCGCTCATTCGGACGTTAACTATCCATATCGTCATGATCGGTAAAGACAACTCTGAAAATTGCGATGCACTCCGCGAAGCTTATGCTCGCCTTAAGCAAGCCGGTATTAAGGCTAAAAAGGCGTTACTAGACTGTCGCGATGTCAGTGTGGCCTTAAACTACTATCAAAGTGAGCATGATATCGGTCTGTTAATGACCGGTGCGTTTGGGCAATCACGTCTTCGTGAGCTGCTCCAAGGTAGCGACACTAAAAAGCTACTCGGTAGTACCAAGACCCCCTACCTACTCTTTCCTAAAGCTTAA
- a CDS encoding P-II family nitrogen regulator, with the protein MKLITAILKPFKLDDVREALSDIGVKGVTVTEVKGFGRQKGHTELYRGAEYVVDFLPKVKVEVAVIDEMVEPAIEAITRIASTGKIGDGKIFVTALEQVIRIRTGETGPDAI; encoded by the coding sequence ATGAAGCTAATCACTGCGATTTTAAAACCGTTCAAGCTCGATGATGTGCGCGAAGCGCTTTCTGACATTGGTGTCAAAGGTGTCACCGTCACGGAAGTAAAAGGTTTCGGTCGCCAAAAAGGCCATACCGAGCTGTATCGCGGCGCAGAATATGTGGTGGATTTTCTACCTAAAGTAAAAGTCGAGGTAGCCGTTATTGATGAGATGGTTGAGCCTGCTATCGAGGCTATCACCCGCATTGCCAGCACTGGCAAAATTGGTGACGGTAAAATATTTGTTACCGCTCTTGAGCAAGTCATTCGTATTCGTACGGGTGAAACGGGTCCTGACGCCATCTAA
- a CDS encoding ammonium transporter, which yields MQSQIFELQYALDTFYFLICGALVMWMAAGFTMLEAGLVRSKNTVEILTKNISLFATASIMYMVCGYAIMYGGDLFLSGIAGGETLVDDALAASAENGFGGDSVYSAASDFFFQVVFVATCMSIVSGAVAERMKLWSFLLFTVVMTGVIYPLEGSWTWGGNDVFGLFNLGDMGFSDFAGSGIVHMAGAAAALAGVLLLGARKGKYGPNGEIWAIPGANLPLAALGTLILWMGWFGFNGGSVLKLGDIASANAVAIVFLNTNAAAAGGAIGALLLARLIFGKADLTMLLNGALAGLVAITAEPSTPSALQATIFGMIAGVIVVLSILALDKMKIDDPVGAISVHGVVGLFGLLIVPITNPASTFIGQIAGAATIFAWVFIASLMVWSIIKVVIGLRISEEDEYEGGDIAECGMEAYPEFTR from the coding sequence ATGCAAAGCCAAATTTTTGAGCTCCAGTACGCACTCGATACGTTTTATTTTTTGATATGTGGGGCGCTGGTCATGTGGATGGCAGCCGGCTTCACTATGCTAGAGGCCGGATTGGTTCGATCAAAAAATACGGTCGAAATCTTGACTAAAAATATCTCACTGTTTGCAACCGCTAGTATCATGTACATGGTATGCGGCTATGCCATTATGTATGGTGGCGATCTGTTTTTGAGCGGGATTGCAGGCGGTGAGACACTAGTAGATGATGCCTTAGCAGCCTCGGCTGAAAATGGCTTCGGTGGTGATTCCGTTTACTCTGCAGCGTCCGACTTTTTCTTCCAAGTAGTCTTTGTGGCAACCTGTATGTCAATCGTCTCAGGTGCCGTAGCTGAACGTATGAAACTGTGGTCTTTTTTACTATTTACAGTGGTTATGACCGGCGTCATCTATCCACTAGAGGGTAGTTGGACTTGGGGCGGCAACGATGTTTTTGGGTTATTTAACTTAGGTGACATGGGCTTCTCTGATTTTGCTGGCTCTGGTATCGTGCATATGGCAGGTGCCGCTGCTGCATTAGCAGGCGTATTGCTGCTAGGAGCGCGTAAAGGTAAGTATGGTCCTAATGGTGAGATATGGGCGATTCCTGGTGCTAATCTGCCACTGGCAGCGCTTGGTACGCTAATCTTATGGATGGGTTGGTTCGGCTTTAATGGGGGATCAGTTCTTAAACTGGGTGACATTGCCAGTGCCAACGCCGTTGCCATAGTGTTTTTGAATACCAATGCAGCAGCAGCAGGCGGTGCCATTGGGGCCTTATTACTCGCGCGTCTCATCTTCGGAAAAGCTGACTTAACGATGCTCTTAAATGGTGCATTAGCAGGTCTAGTTGCGATTACCGCAGAACCCTCAACCCCCTCTGCTCTACAAGCTACTATTTTCGGTATGATAGCGGGCGTGATTGTAGTGTTATCAATCCTCGCCTTAGATAAGATGAAAATTGATGATCCAGTTGGTGCGATTTCGGTTCATGGCGTGGTTGGTCTGTTTGGTCTACTGATTGTCCCGATTACCAATCCGGCATCTACCTTTATCGGTCAGATTGCTGGTGCTGCCACAATTTTTGCTTGGGTATTTATTGCCAGTTTAATGGTGTGGTCAATTATTAAAGTAGTCATTGGTCTGCGCATTTCTGAAGAAGATGAATACGAAGGCGGAGATATAGCAGAATGTGGTATGGAAGCTTACCCTGAGTTTACAAGATAG
- a CDS encoding DUF2147 domain-containing protein encodes MKLFAKTTLAVAGISLASLAFAADPLANTTWQTFDDGQPKGVVKITEYNGVLTGKLISTVSPKGQKHVGRTIIANLKSDGGGKYSGGTITDPAKDKTYRMTANLSGNTLDLKGYIGPFSRSQTWKKR; translated from the coding sequence ATGAAATTATTCGCAAAAACTACGTTAGCAGTTGCCGGTATCAGCTTAGCAAGTCTAGCATTTGCTGCTGATCCATTAGCCAATACTACTTGGCAGACTTTTGATGATGGCCAGCCAAAAGGCGTGGTCAAAATCACAGAGTACAATGGTGTATTAACTGGTAAGCTTATCAGCACTGTTTCACCGAAAGGTCAGAAACATGTTGGTAGAACTATTATTGCTAATCTAAAGTCTGACGGTGGTGGCAAATATAGTGGTGGCACCATTACTGATCCTGCAAAAGATAAGACCTATCGTATGACTGCGAACTTGAGCGGCAATACTTTAGACCTAAAAGGTTATATCGGTCCATTCTCGCGCAGTCAGACCTGGAAAAAAAGATAA
- a CDS encoding DNA/RNA non-specific endonuclease, with translation MIIKRRVMGCDSLKSSMITLVIAIMIMLGIVPAQADDLTQCSESFYGGVYPEFTNIKLSKDTQSLCFDGFAVMYSAVSRTPLWSAEYLTRQRLQQAREIDREDSFHEESRLPDSDRAKLSDYSGSGYDRGHLAPNADMANRSQQYDSFSLANIAPQSPRNNRYIWRNIESATRYLTQQYGEVYTVTGVAFTNKKTTQLAGQVLVPSHFFKAVYIPAINQAGVYYAPNDESERIDVISVDELAEQTGIDVLPILDRQTKAQAMALPLQAGDDIEQPATPNEEPTWMLFLWAIIDWLRVQLQA, from the coding sequence ATGATTATTAAACGTAGAGTGATGGGTTGTGATAGTCTTAAAAGTAGTATGATAACGTTAGTCATAGCTATCATGATTATGCTAGGTATAGTACCCGCACAAGCTGATGATTTGACTCAGTGTAGCGAGTCATTTTATGGTGGCGTGTATCCTGAATTTACTAATATTAAGCTTAGTAAAGATACCCAGTCGTTGTGCTTTGACGGCTTTGCAGTCATGTATTCTGCTGTTTCGCGTACACCACTATGGTCAGCAGAGTATTTGACGCGCCAGCGCTTGCAACAGGCCAGAGAAATCGACCGCGAAGACAGTTTTCATGAAGAAAGTCGACTGCCAGATTCAGATCGAGCTAAATTATCTGATTATTCAGGCTCTGGTTATGACCGTGGGCATCTAGCACCCAATGCTGATATGGCCAATCGCAGCCAACAATACGACAGCTTTAGTCTGGCTAATATAGCGCCACAGTCACCGCGTAATAACCGTTATATTTGGCGTAATATTGAGTCCGCTACTCGCTATTTAACCCAGCAATATGGCGAGGTCTATACCGTCACTGGGGTGGCGTTTACCAATAAAAAAACCACACAGCTTGCCGGTCAAGTATTGGTTCCTAGCCATTTTTTTAAGGCAGTCTATATTCCTGCCATTAATCAAGCTGGCGTGTATTATGCCCCCAACGACGAGTCGGAGCGCATAGACGTCATCAGTGTGGATGAGCTAGCGGAACAGACGGGGATTGATGTGCTGCCGATACTTGACCGTCAGACCAAAGCGCAGGCAATGGCATTACCGTTACAAGCAGGCGATGATATAGAACAACCAGCAACGCCTAATGAAGAGCCGACTTGGATGCTGTTTTTATGGGCTATTATTGATTGGTTAAGGGTACAGTTACAAGCTTAA
- a CDS encoding PaaI family thioesterase — translation MSASKEEIVAFMALEFPQTKCRVEAVSDKSSTLSHDIGIDELRPGGTVSGPVLMSIADVAIYVAILGTIGIVPLTVTTSLTINFLRKPSAEARIIADCTLMKVGRKLIVGEVSLYSEGSSDLVAHVVGTYSVPPKRD, via the coding sequence ATGTCTGCAAGTAAAGAAGAGATTGTTGCCTTTATGGCATTAGAGTTTCCACAAACCAAATGTAGGGTTGAGGCAGTAAGTGATAAGAGTTCGACCTTGTCGCATGATATTGGTATAGACGAGCTGCGTCCTGGTGGAACGGTCTCTGGCCCTGTATTGATGAGCATTGCTGATGTAGCAATCTATGTAGCAATACTTGGTACAATTGGCATTGTACCGTTGACAGTGACGACGAGCCTTACCATCAACTTCTTGCGTAAACCATCAGCAGAAGCACGTATTATTGCTGACTGCACCTTGATGAAAGTAGGGCGCAAGCTAATCGTAGGTGAGGTTTCTTTGTACTCAGAAGGCTCTAGCGACTTGGTCGCACATGTTGTTGGCACCTATTCCGTACCGCCCAAGCGTGACTAA
- a CDS encoding YbfB/YjiJ family MFS transporter: protein MPNRRVQKASKIHYAWIVAITGAAAMFCGLGLGRFAFGMLLPSISASLELNYSQSGLLGFANLIGYLIAVVLSPIILPRLGTRVTTTVSLLLITTSMLGMAFTTSFPLLCLFYTLTGIGSGGVVLPMMSVMSHWFFPSHRGLALGLVMAGPGIGIIFSGFIVPKLLPVFDLLSWQTGWLIFAFLSFIIAGISFALIRNHPDDISSTPFGYAPNSPIKRKTKLERDNIKLLVHLGVIFAIYGATYMTYVTFIVTSMVGPYQLSETIAGRLWAWIGLLSAFSGVLFGWISDRIGRRLGLALAFFVLAIAYFLVSLSDWVLGLYLSIALFGAVVWSVPVIMSAAAGDYFGPAAAASALAALTFAFSSGQALGPIAAGYIAEITGDFSTSYMASSIGAIIAIGLSLLLRPQRSNNSMCLNENSE from the coding sequence ATGCCTAATCGACGCGTCCAAAAGGCTAGCAAGATACATTATGCTTGGATTGTTGCGATCACTGGTGCGGCTGCCATGTTCTGTGGACTGGGTTTGGGACGTTTCGCTTTTGGCATGTTATTACCGTCAATATCGGCATCTCTTGAGCTAAATTACAGCCAAAGTGGTTTATTAGGGTTTGCTAATTTGATAGGCTATTTAATCGCTGTGGTTTTGAGCCCTATCATCTTGCCTAGGCTTGGTACACGGGTTACCACAACGGTAAGTCTGCTCCTTATTACGACCTCTATGCTTGGTATGGCGTTTACCACAAGCTTTCCATTACTATGTTTGTTCTATACATTGACGGGTATCGGTAGTGGCGGTGTGGTATTGCCTATGATGAGCGTTATGTCGCATTGGTTTTTTCCCTCTCATCGCGGTTTGGCGCTAGGTTTAGTGATGGCCGGTCCTGGTATTGGCATTATTTTCTCAGGCTTCATCGTACCCAAGCTATTGCCGGTTTTTGATTTACTATCTTGGCAAACAGGCTGGCTGATTTTTGCATTTTTGAGTTTCATTATTGCGGGCATAAGCTTTGCGTTGATTCGTAATCATCCAGACGATATTAGCTCAACACCTTTTGGATATGCCCCAAATTCACCTATAAAGCGCAAGACAAAGCTAGAACGTGACAACATCAAGTTGCTGGTACATTTAGGTGTCATTTTTGCAATCTATGGTGCAACGTACATGACGTATGTCACTTTTATTGTGACTAGCATGGTAGGACCATATCAATTAAGCGAGACTATTGCGGGCAGACTTTGGGCGTGGATAGGGCTACTTAGTGCTTTTTCGGGTGTGCTATTTGGATGGATTTCAGATCGAATTGGCAGGCGTCTTGGATTAGCACTGGCCTTTTTTGTTCTTGCCATTGCTTATTTTTTGGTTAGTCTGAGCGATTGGGTGTTAGGGCTCTATCTTTCAATCGCTTTATTTGGTGCCGTTGTTTGGAGTGTTCCCGTCATCATGTCTGCTGCTGCAGGAGATTATTTTGGGCCAGCTGCTGCAGCGAGTGCGCTTGCCGCGTTGACTTTCGCGTTTTCAAGTGGACAGGCTTTAGGACCAATCGCCGCAGGTTATATTGCAGAGATTACTGGAGATTTTAGTACCAGTTATATGGCTTCTAGCATTGGAGCCATAATAGCGATAGGGCTCTCTCTGTTACTGCGTCCGCAACGCTCAAACAACTCAATGTGCCTCAATGAGAATAGTGAGTAG
- a CDS encoding M48 family metallopeptidase, translating into MSNLSVNNKPCTSIAERGMFSYGTDVIHYEIIRKPVSSKAQVNKTQPRKVLIKVHPDQRVVATAPDDATAEIIHDAMLKRARWIWQNLQAFARQKDHVLPKRYVSGETQFYLGRRYVLKVLSDSQSSIKLSRGKLNVTLASDALDTDAVDTDKQASKVKALIDQWYQDKAKGIFAERLVAVLPKATWAHDVPTFKILAMKKQWGSCSTKGSLILNPHLIKAPKECIDYVILHELCHIVEHNHSERFWRLLTQVMPNWKAVKAKLDGMAEFYLNE; encoded by the coding sequence ATGAGTAATCTATCTGTGAACAATAAGCCTTGCACCTCAATAGCTGAGCGCGGGATGTTTTCTTACGGTACGGATGTGATCCACTACGAAATAATCCGCAAACCCGTAAGCAGCAAAGCCCAAGTTAATAAGACTCAGCCTCGTAAAGTACTCATTAAAGTTCATCCTGATCAGCGTGTGGTAGCAACCGCACCTGACGATGCTACCGCTGAGATAATTCATGACGCGATGCTTAAACGCGCGCGCTGGATTTGGCAAAACCTGCAAGCATTCGCCAGACAAAAAGACCACGTTTTACCTAAGCGTTATGTCAGCGGTGAAACTCAGTTTTATCTCGGTCGGCGTTATGTTTTAAAGGTGCTTAGCGATTCTCAATCTAGCATAAAGCTCAGTCGCGGTAAGCTCAATGTGACTTTAGCTAGTGACGCTTTAGATACCGATGCTGTCGATACTGATAAACAAGCTAGCAAAGTAAAAGCGCTTATCGATCAATGGTATCAGGATAAAGCAAAAGGTATCTTTGCAGAACGACTGGTGGCGGTTTTGCCAAAAGCCACCTGGGCACATGATGTGCCTACATTTAAGATACTGGCCATGAAAAAGCAGTGGGGCAGTTGCTCAACCAAAGGCAGCCTTATACTGAATCCGCATCTAATCAAAGCACCAAAAGAATGCATCGATTACGTCATCCTACACGAGCTATGTCATATTGTGGAACACAATCACAGTGAGCGCTTTTGGCGGTTATTAACTCAAGTCATGCCGAATTGGAAAGCAGTAAAAGCCAAGCTGGATGGTATGGCAGAGTTTTATTTGAATGAGTGA